One genomic region from Uloborus diversus isolate 005 chromosome 2, Udiv.v.3.1, whole genome shotgun sequence encodes:
- the LOC129235148 gene encoding NADH dehydrogenase [ubiquinone] 1 subunit C2-like, with product MTGPYEKDSILTKYFYHIGLGLMGAGTPVVHNYYLRRPYYSGIHRHIVLGIIGIYCGYYMDEFFKRKFAERDAVIKHYIELHPEDFVDKRRKFKEIFDEWYPQR from the coding sequence ATGACTGGGCCTTATGAGAAAGACAGTATTTTGACTAAATACTTTTACCACATTGGCTTGGGCCTAATGGGTGCTGGAACTCCTGTAGTACATAATTATTATCTTCGACGACCTTACTACTCTGGAATTCACCGACATATTGTGTTGGGTATCATTGGTATTTATTGCGGCTACTATATGGacgaatttttcaaaagaaagtttGCTGAACGTGATGCTGTCATAAAACATTACATTGAACTTCATCCTGAAGATTTTGTCGACAAGAggagaaaatttaaagaaatttttgatgaaTGGTATCCACAACGTTAA
- the LOC129235149 gene encoding nucleoporin SEH1-like, with translation MFASRSIQADHKDLIHDVAYDFYGKRLATCSSDQTVKIWDLGEDKQWKCTASWKTHSGSVWKVTWSHPEFGQVIATCSFDRTVAVWEELGPEGSIGEKSQSQWVKKISLVDSRAPVTDVKFAPKHLGLQLATCSADGVLRIYEAPDFMNLSQWILNHEVPCKHPSSCLSWNLSRLNPPMIAVGSDESTQATTSGKVVICEYNENNRRWARVETLPVTDPVYDIAFAPNLGRSYNLLGVATKNLQIFILRPTKNQNTPGIQDVSSKYEIRQAGQFDNHNSQVWRVSWNITGTILASSGDDGCVRLWKASLNDKWKCIATLKGDGTTESTDKQFNSETNAPKLDPANLRHNANYLTQF, from the exons ATGTTTGCATCGCGTAGCATACAAGCAGATCATAAGGACCTTATCCATGATGTTGCTTATGACTTTTACGGTAAAAGGCTTGCTACCTGCTCTAGTGATCAGACAGTAAAG ATATGGGACTTGGGAGAAGATAAGCAATGGAAGTGTACAGCTTCATGGAAA actcaCAGTGGATCTGTATGGAAAGTAACCTGGTCTCATCCAGAATTTGGACAAGTTATTGCAACGTGTTCTTTTGATAGAACTGTTGCTGTGTGGGAAGAGttag gTCCTGAAGGATCTATTGGTGAAAAATCTCAATCACAATGGGTGAAAAAAATCAGCCTTGTTGATAGTCGAGCACCTGTTACTGATGTTAAATTTGCTCCGAAACATCTTGGTTTGCAACTTGCAACATGTTCTGCTGATGGTGTGTTACGAATATATGAAGCTCCAGATTTTATGAATTTGTCCCAGTGGATTTTAAATCATGAAGTTCCGTGTAAACACCCTAGCAGTTGCTTGTCTTGGAATTTAAGCAG GTTAAATCCACCTATGATTGCTGTTGGAAGCGATGAATCAACTCAGGCAACTACAAGTGGAAAAGTTGTGATTTGTGAATATAATGAGAACAATAGACGATGGGCTCGAGTTGAAACTCTGCCAGTCACTGATCCAGTTTATGACATTGCTTTTGCACCAAATTTAGGGAGGTCTTATAATTTACTTGGTGTTGCtacaaaaaatttgcaaatattcATATTGCGTCCTACGAA aaatcaaaatacTCCAGGCATTCAAGATGTATCATCTAAGTATGAAATTAGACAAGCTGGACAGTTTGATAATCATAATTCTCAG GTGTGGCGTGTGAGTTGGAATATAACAGGCACCATTCTTGCATCTTCTGGTGATGATGGCTGTGTTAGATTATGGAAAG cATCTTTAAATGACAAGTGGAAGTGTATTGCAACTCTTAAAGGAGATGGTACAACAGAATCTACTGATAAACAATTCAATAGTGAAACTAATGCTCCAAAACTCGATCCCGCGAATCTAAGGCACAATGCCAATTATTTAACTCAATtctaa